In a single window of the Zonotrichia leucophrys gambelii isolate GWCS_2022_RI chromosome 2, RI_Zleu_2.0, whole genome shotgun sequence genome:
- the LOC135444092 gene encoding transmembrane protein 14C-like, with amino-acid sequence MAVDWLGFGYAALVASGGIIGYAKAGSVPSLAAGLFFGSLAGLGAYQVSQNPNNIWVSLITSGALTAVMGTRFYHSRKFMPAGLIAGVSLLMVGRLALKMLEKPQEK; translated from the exons ATGGCAGTGGACTGGCTCGGTTTTGGCTACGCCGCCCTGGTGGCATCAGGAGGGATCATTGGCTATGCGAAAGCAG GTAGTGTTCCATCACTAGCTGCTGGCCTTTTCTTTGGGAGTTTGGCTGGACTGGGTGCTTATCAGGTCTCACAGAATCCAAATAACATTTGGGTTTCTCTGA TTACATCTGGAGCACTGACTGCTGTCATGGGAACAAGATTTTACCACTCCAGAAAATTCATGCCTGCAGGGCTAATTGCTGGTGTCAG TTTGTTAATGGTTGGAAGATTAGCACTGAAGATGTTGGAAAAGCCGCAGGAAAAATAA